CCAAGCAATCGCTTCGGTAGCGAGCGAGGCTTCCAGGCCGCGCGTGTGCACACGCCCTACGTTTACCGGCTTCCAGAGCTGCAAACCCGGCGCCACCAGTGCAGGGTACCAGACGATCTGGTCCACCAAAGCGGTGTAAAAAGCCGTGAGCTCCAGCGAGAACTTAGGCGGATGGAGCAGTAGTCCAGCTTCCAACGTCCAACCGCGCTCTGGGCGAAGGTGGGGGTTGCCCCCAGGCATGTAGAACCGTTCACCTAACGTAGGAGCTCGAAAAGTTCGTCCGATTTGTCCTTTCAGGTGCAGTCGTTGCGCACGAAGGGCCAGGTTGAAGCCGAGTTGCGGGCTAAAGGTTTGGAAGTGCTGCGCTCGGGTTACGTATCTATCTAACCGTAGGGCAGGATAAAGCCAAAGGGGCCCCACGTGACCGTTGCCTTGCAACGCTAGTGCACCGGCACGCCCATCCACACCACCACGCAGCGCAGCGTGCTCCCACCGCGTTTCAGCACTTAACGTCATAGCCCACCGCTTGCCTAGCGCTTGTTCCAGCATTCCACTGAAGCTCAGCGTGTACGTACGTGCCGTATCCTGCTGCTGGGCATACGTGTTGACGTACTGCAGCCGGGTATGCTGGTAGTGGCCCCCAAGCGTGAAACGGCCCTTAGGGATAGCACGCCAAGCACCTAACAGCAGGCGTTGCGCATGGTCCGTCTGCCAAGCGTCGATGGGAGGCGCGTTTCCCGGGCCGGGAAGGCTGCGGTGTGCTGCGGTAGCCCAAAACGTACCCTCAAAGCGCCAGGCGTTCTCGTAACGGACTTTACCAAACAGCGTGGTCATTTGACGGTCGGCACCTTCTCGCCGCCGGGTTTTGGGCGGTGGCAGCGGGTTAGGATAAGGGTAATCTCCTGTGGCCAGACTGCGCTCCGCAGCGGCCACGGCTGCTATGCGTCCTTTCCCGCCCTGCATCACGACACCTAGGCTACGTTCGCCGAAAGCCCCTACCCGCACAGCAGCCCGAGCGCCTAGACGCTCCCTAGGCCGTAGCGTATGCAAGTGCACAACCCCTCCCATAGCTCCAGAACCATACAGGGCAGTGGCAGGACCGTGCACCACCTCAACCGCCTCCAGGAGCACGCTGGGCAAAAGGGTCAAGTCGAGAAGACCAGACTGGGGATCGGCTACCCGGTGTCCATCGACAAGCAAGAGTGTCTGCGTAGCAGCCGCACCGCGTAGGGAAACCGCTGCTAACCCTCCACTGCCATAACGACGCACCCAGAGACCTGTCCGTGCTTCGAGCACTTCGGCGGCTGTCGTAGCACCCGCTGCTTCCCATGCTGAGGCCTCTAAACGCCATAAGCGCTGCCCTGCCGTAAGCGCGCTAGGCGTTCGCTGCCCTTCGATCACCACAGGTGGAAGCATCCGCGTGGTGTCCGAGTGCTCCTGTGCCCAAGCGCCCCTAAGGCTCAATAGGCCCCATAGCAGCAGTCCACATGTACGCGAAAAGCCCATAAAAAAGCCCGTTACCTCAAACGAGGTCCGGGCCTATGCAAGCGACGCGCGGCCAAATGCCTAAGCCGTCGAACAGCCGATGCATCAGGCACGGACCTCAGTTCCCGGAGGCTTCGGCCTGACGCCGCCGGCAGGTCTCCTGGCTCGCCGCAGGCCCTGTCGATCCGACAGGGCAGGTCGCTACGGGCTCCACCGCCAGCCTTCCCATCTGCTCCCAAGCAGACAGTGACTGTCGGCTTCTTCGCCCGCCAACCTCAGCTGCAGCTCACAGTTGCGGGTACAGCTCCAGACTCCCCGACGCTACCGTCGGGCCACTGGATTCCCTTTTCATCCGCTTAAGGCGGAACCGGCGACGCATGTCGAAGAACAGGGTGATAGAGAGAATTTACACCCCTTAGCCTTTAATGCCAAGTCTTCAAGAAAACTCCTGCAACACACGCTCGCTGGAACGCCGTAGACTCTTGCCCGTAGAGATTAACCTTTGTAGGTTTAGCGCGAATCTATGTACGTAAGATTACGTACGCCGATGAAACTTTCCGAACGGATTCAACAATCCCAGTTTGCCTCGCCTGCACAGGAAGCCTTGCTCAACATTTTGGTCACCAGTTCTTGGGTGCTGAGCGAGCTGAGCACTTTGATGGCCCCTTTTGGCATTACCCCCACGCAGTACAATGTGCTGCGCATTTTACGCGGCAGCCATCCCCGCAAGTTGACCTGCACCGAAATCGGCCGGCGCATGCTCGACCGCACGCCCGATGTTACACGCATCTTGAATCGACTTCAAAAAGCTGGCTGGATTACGCGGGGACGAGCTACTTACGACAAACGCGTTGTTGAAGTCGGTATCACGGAAAAAGGGCTAGACCTGCTGGCGCACATGCAACCTCTGGTCGATGCTGCCCAGGAACGCTTGATGGCTCGCCTATCTCCAGAAGAATTGCGCCAGCTGAGCAACTTGCTCGACCGCTTACGTGCTGAAGAACCCTCGCTGTCTTAAACCGCCATGCGACCAGAAGTTTACGTTTTAAGCCGCCCACAAAAGCTTTTTGTCGTTTGCACAGCTATTTTTATCACAGCATTGGTTATTGCCGAAGCCACGTCAACCAAATTTTTTACAGCCTTTAAGCTGCCTTTCCCGATTCATCTTTTTGGCATGACCTTCGGCGAGGTGGTTATGACCACTGGTGTGCTAGCCTTTCCGGTCACGTTCATTATTACCGATCTTATGAACGAGTACTTTGGCAAAAAAGGGATCCGCTTCGTGACGCTCGTGGGGATGGTCATGATCGGGTTTGAGTTTTTGCTGCTTCAAGCCGCCATTGCCGTTCCAGCAGCTAGCATTTCTCCGGTATCCCAGGAAGCATTTGAGGCGGTTTTTGGGACGACAGGCCGCATCATTCTAGGCAGCTTAACAGCGTATTTGCTCGGGCAACTGGCCGACATTACCCTTTTTCATTGGCTTCGCGGCCTTACACGAGGCCGTTTTCTTTGGTTGCGGGCTACAGGCTCAACGTTTGGGTCGCAGTTTATCGACACGTTTGTTGTGCTCACGATCGCCTTTGCTGGTCAGCTTGCCTTTCAACAAATTCTTGCGATCACGCTTTTTAACTACGGATACAAGCTCCTCATTGCCATCGCAATTACACCGTTGATTTACTTAGCCCACTGGGCAATGGATGCCTACTTGGGCAAGGAATTGGCGCATCAGCTTACTGCCAAAGCTGCTGCGCGCCAAGATGCCTTTTAGCGAAAGAGCCTAAGGAGCAGGTTTAGCAAGATGGTCAGCACCAGGCTGATCAGCAGCATCGTGCCCAGGGGGAAGTAAATGCGCACGTTTCCTTTCTCCCAGCTCAAGTCACCGGGTAAACGCCCTAGCGGCAGTTGCGGTAGGCGGCCCAGGAGTAGCATTAGGCCACCAACTACCAGTAGCACCGCGCCTATGAGCAAAAGCCAGCGTCCCAGCTCCGTCAGTGGACCTTGCGCCATGGCATGCTACAGCGATATGCTTGCTTCGCGGGGAACGTCGACGAACGTCAACCAGCCATAAGGGTCGTTGCCCTTATGGACAATTTCGTAGAAGGCCCGTTGGAGCGCCTCCGTTACGGGGCCGCGGCGGCCTTGACCGATCGTATAATGATCGACCGAGCGAATTGGGGTGATTTCGGCAGCCGTTCCCGTAAAGAACAGTTCGTCGGCAATGTAGAGCGCCTCGCGTGGGATGGGTTGCTCTACGACCCTATAACCCAAGTCACGGGCAAGCGTCATCACTGTGTCGCGCGTAATGCCTGGCAGAATCGACAGAGTGAGGGGAGCGGTATAAATCACCCCGTCGCGTACCAAAAAGAGGTTCTCTCCACTGCCTTCGGCCACGTAGCCACCTACCGAAAGCATAATGCCTTCGGCATGCCCATTCAGCACGGCTTCCATCTTCACCAATGCTGCGTTGGCATAGTTAGCACCCGCTTTGGCCATGGCTGGCAACGTGTTGGGCGCCATACGCTGCCAGGTAGCCACCTGGACGTCGACGCCCTGCTCGAGGGCCTCGTTGCCCAAGTAAGCGCCCCATTCCCACACCGCAATTGCAACCTCAACGGTATTCTTGAGGGGGTTGACGCCCAACCCGCCCATACCCCGGAATACCACGGGTCGGATGTAGCAGGATTTGAGTCCGCTGGCGCGGATCGTCTCGAGCGTGGCTGAGATCAGCTCCTCTAGGGTATAAGGCAGTTCCATCCGATAGATGCGCGCCGAGTCGAGTAACCGGCGCAAGTGTTCCCGCAGCCGGAAAACAGCCGGCCCGCGCGCTGTCTCGTAGCAGCGTATACCTTCAAACACCGAGGACCCATAATGCACTACATGAGAGAGCACGTGAATCTTGGCTTCCTCAAACGGCACCAGCTTGCCGTTGAACCAAATCGGATGTTTGTCCATGGTTATCGTTGTTTATGTCAAAAAAGCAATGTAGCTGTCCTATTTTTGGAACTCCTATCCCCGTCTGGCTATAGGAGCCGATAAAGTAACGTTTTTCCCATGGCCGCAATGCGCTGGTCGCGTTGGGTTTTCCTATTATTCATTGCAGGTTTTTTGGCCTTAGTCGTGGCCGACGCACTGGACTTGTTTGCACGGCGACCATACTATGAAGTCCCGCATGGGGATCACACCCACTATGTACCTCGCGACCGTAACCCCAACGTGCCGCTCGAACGTTTTCCCACGCGCCCACCTGGCCGATGTGAGCGCATTGCGCCCGACGGTGCGCTGATCCCCATCGAAGGCTGCCAGTAGGCCTTTTAGCCTGCCGCAGCATTGCTTCCCAGCTGGAGTAGGGCGGTGCCGCTAAGACGCATTGGAATCCATTCCTTCAACGCTTGCGCGCCCAGCTTCTCATAAAACTGGCGTGCCGTCGCATTCCAATCGAGTACCTGCCAGTCGAGTCGCTGGGCCCCTCGAGCGACTGCGATTTCGGCCACGCGCTGAAACAGCGCCATACCCACGCCCCGGCCGCGGTAAGCAGGCCGTACGTAAATATCCTCCAGATAGAGGCCCCATCGGGTTAAAAAGGTTGAATAGTTCGCAAAGAAAAGCGCAAACCCTATGGGCTCACCGCTTTCGATCTCCTCAGCCAGCAAAGCTTCGCAGCGCGGGCAGGCAGCAGGATCGAG
This Rhodothermus bifroesti DNA region includes the following protein-coding sequences:
- a CDS encoding GNAT family N-acetyltransferase, with the protein product MSAFRIRMARPEDAEVLVGLIRELAEYEKLQHVAQPDPKALRAHLDPAACPRCEALLAEEIESGEPIGFALFFANYSTFLTRWGLYLEDIYVRPAYRGRGVGMALFQRVAEIAVARGAQRLDWQVLDWNATARQFYEKLGAQALKEWIPMRLSGTALLQLGSNAAAG
- a CDS encoding branched-chain amino acid transaminase, with amino-acid sequence MDKHPIWFNGKLVPFEEAKIHVLSHVVHYGSSVFEGIRCYETARGPAVFRLREHLRRLLDSARIYRMELPYTLEELISATLETIRASGLKSCYIRPVVFRGMGGLGVNPLKNTVEVAIAVWEWGAYLGNEALEQGVDVQVATWQRMAPNTLPAMAKAGANYANAALVKMEAVLNGHAEGIMLSVGGYVAEGSGENLFLVRDGVIYTAPLTLSILPGITRDTVMTLARDLGYRVVEQPIPREALYIADELFFTGTAAEITPIRSVDHYTIGQGRRGPVTEALQRAFYEIVHKGNDPYGWLTFVDVPREASISL
- a CDS encoding TonB-dependent receptor; protein product: MGFSRTCGLLLWGLLSLRGAWAQEHSDTTRMLPPVVIEGQRTPSALTAGQRLWRLEASAWEAAGATTAAEVLEARTGLWVRRYGSGGLAAVSLRGAAATQTLLLVDGHRVADPQSGLLDLTLLPSVLLEAVEVVHGPATALYGSGAMGGVVHLHTLRPRERLGARAAVRVGAFGERSLGVVMQGGKGRIAAVAAAERSLATGDYPYPNPLPPPKTRRREGADRQMTTLFGKVRYENAWRFEGTFWATAAHRSLPGPGNAPPIDAWQTDHAQRLLLGAWRAIPKGRFTLGGHYQHTRLQYVNTYAQQQDTARTYTLSFSGMLEQALGKRWAMTLSAETRWEHAALRGGVDGRAGALALQGNGHVGPLWLYPALRLDRYVTRAQHFQTFSPQLGFNLALRAQRLHLKGQIGRTFRAPTLGERFYMPGGNPHLRPERGWTLEAGLLLHPPKFSLELTAFYTALVDQIVWYPALVAPGLQLWKPVNVGRVHTRGLEASLATEAIAWGPVVLQGGSFYTYTRAEDRSYRASPAFGRQLRYVPLHQLKAFGEIQWAGLRIGLQGRYTGRRYLTTDETQALRPYLIVDGYLRWEQALRYVRLALGLSVENLTNYPYEVVRFYPMPPRQVRVQLRIDLNPKNA
- a CDS encoding DUF2905 domain-containing protein encodes the protein MAQGPLTELGRWLLLIGAVLLVVGGLMLLLGRLPQLPLGRLPGDLSWEKGNVRIYFPLGTMLLISLVLTILLNLLLRLFR
- a CDS encoding pneumococcal-type histidine triad protein gives rise to the protein MAAMRWSRWVFLLFIAGFLALVVADALDLFARRPYYEVPHGDHTHYVPRDRNPNVPLERFPTRPPGRCERIAPDGALIPIEGCQ
- a CDS encoding queuosine precursor transporter, with protein sequence MRPEVYVLSRPQKLFVVCTAIFITALVIAEATSTKFFTAFKLPFPIHLFGMTFGEVVMTTGVLAFPVTFIITDLMNEYFGKKGIRFVTLVGMVMIGFEFLLLQAAIAVPAASISPVSQEAFEAVFGTTGRIILGSLTAYLLGQLADITLFHWLRGLTRGRFLWLRATGSTFGSQFIDTFVVLTIAFAGQLAFQQILAITLFNYGYKLLIAIAITPLIYLAHWAMDAYLGKELAHQLTAKAAARQDAF
- a CDS encoding MarR family winged helix-turn-helix transcriptional regulator, which codes for MKLSERIQQSQFASPAQEALLNILVTSSWVLSELSTLMAPFGITPTQYNVLRILRGSHPRKLTCTEIGRRMLDRTPDVTRILNRLQKAGWITRGRATYDKRVVEVGITEKGLDLLAHMQPLVDAAQERLMARLSPEELRQLSNLLDRLRAEEPSLS